The following proteins come from a genomic window of Bactrocera tryoni isolate S06 chromosome 1, CSIRO_BtryS06_freeze2, whole genome shotgun sequence:
- the LOC120767060 gene encoding pancreatic triacylglycerol lipase-like, whose product MKVLVILAVCGLAVAAVPIPEENRINGENGWYVPQANGSFIWVSIEEGEQMLDELEKQEAVQSRLLPVPVTFYLYTNRNPSKGQKITETFKSISESEFDASNPTRFVIHGWIQSYTADMNKDICAAWLASGKYNVIIVDWARARSVDYATSVAAVAKTGEKVASMINYLVESFAMSLVETVVIGHSLGAHVAGYAGKNTKKGLLHTIVGLDPALPLFSYNKPKKRLSANDAHYVESIQTNGGTLGFLKPIGKGAFYPNGGKSQPGCPLDVTGACSHQCSCSYYAEAVARDNFSSMRCDDYKKAVNNKCDSFYSGVKMGTVTNAYVVTGEYYVPVHSSTPFGFDGA is encoded by the exons ATGAAAGTCTTGGTGATTTTGGCGGTTTGCGGTCTGGCAG TCGCTGCCGTGCCCATTCCAGAAGAGAATCGCATAAACGGAGAGAATGGTTGGTATGTGCCACAGGCTAATGGCTCTTTCATTTGGGTCTCAATCGAAGAGGGTGAACAAATGCTAGATGAATTAGAGAAGCAGGAAGCAGTACAGAGTCGCCTGTTACCCGTGCCAGTAACTTTCTACTTGTACACAAACAGAAATCCGTCAAAAGGACAAAAGATTACAGAAACCTTCAAGTCGATTTCCGAATCCGAATTCGACGCTAGCAATCCAACGAG ATTCGTTATTCACGGTTGGATTCAGAGCTACACCGCTGACATGAATAAAGATATCTGCGCAGCTTGGTTGGCAAGTGGAAAATACAATGTGATCATTGTAGATTGGGCACGCGCACGTTCTGTCGACTATGCCACCTCTGTTGCTGCTGTAGCAAAGACTGGAGAAAAGGTGGCCAGCATGATCAACTATTTGGTCGAGAGCTTTGCGATGAGTTTGGTGGAAACAGTTGTGATCGGCCACAGTTTGGGTGCTCATGTAGCCGGTTATGCTGGTAAGAATACTAAGAAGGGCTTGCTGCACACTATAGTCGGTTTGGATCCCGCTTTACCACTCTTCAGTTACAACAAACCCAAAAAACGTTTGAGTGCCAATGATGCTCATTATGTCGAATCCATTCAGACCAACGGCGGTACTTTGGGTTTCCTTAAACCAATCGGTAAGGGCGCTTTCTACCCAAACGGTGGTAAGAGCCAACCTGGTTGTCCTTTAGATGTAACTGGTGCCTGCAGTCATCAATGCTCCTGTTCTTACTACGCTGAAGCGGTAGCTCGTGACAACTTCTCCAGTATGCGTTGTGATGACTATAAGAAAGCGGTGAACAATAAATGCGATAGCTTTTACAGTGGTGTGAAAATGGGTACAGTGACGAATGCTTATGTGGTGACTGGTGAATATTATGTACCTGTGCATAGTTCTACGCCTTTTGGTTTCGATGGTGCCTAA